The following coding sequences lie in one Micromonospora sp. R77 genomic window:
- a CDS encoding acyl-CoA dehydrogenase family protein has translation MRWTDEQRALRDAAEQAGRLVGADHLERDASGEFSWDGWKRLRATGLFGLPFPERFGGLGRDLPTTMYVLEGLGYACRDAGLTFSACTHLVSTGVPVQRFGSPALRERYLPEIVAGTMIGAHAITEPAGGSDVTNMATTAVAEDDHFVLRGSKAFVSNGPIADLVVVYARTGRPGSPVAVTAFLVRRDSPGLTVGGPIGKMGLRTSPLSELFLDDVRVPRDHVVGSVGAGLLVLDAVMRWEILCGFAGVLGEMQHRLERCVEYARSRTQFGAAIGSYQSVSNRIVDMRIDLETSRKWLYDTAERMAAGENVATDVAITKLIVSESNVRSALAAVQVFGGYGYTTEYGLEKDLRNAVSGTIYSGTSEIQRQRVAALMGLGRTAPATGPTGGRTA, from the coding sequence ATGCGATGGACCGACGAACAACGGGCGTTGCGCGACGCGGCGGAGCAGGCCGGCCGACTGGTCGGCGCGGACCACCTGGAGCGGGACGCCAGCGGCGAGTTCTCCTGGGACGGCTGGAAGCGGCTCCGGGCGACCGGGCTGTTCGGGCTGCCCTTCCCGGAGCGCTTCGGCGGCCTCGGTCGTGACCTGCCGACCACGATGTACGTCCTGGAGGGGCTGGGCTACGCCTGCCGGGACGCCGGGCTGACCTTCTCCGCCTGCACCCACCTGGTCAGCACCGGCGTCCCGGTGCAGCGCTTCGGTTCCCCGGCGCTGCGGGAGCGCTACCTGCCGGAGATCGTGGCCGGCACGATGATCGGCGCGCACGCGATCACCGAGCCGGCCGGCGGCTCCGACGTCACCAACATGGCCACCACCGCGGTCGCCGAGGACGACCACTTCGTGCTGCGCGGCAGCAAGGCGTTCGTCAGCAACGGCCCGATCGCCGACCTGGTGGTGGTCTACGCGCGGACCGGCCGCCCGGGCAGTCCGGTGGCGGTCACCGCGTTCCTGGTCCGGCGGGACTCGCCGGGCCTGACCGTGGGCGGTCCGATCGGCAAGATGGGGCTGCGCACGTCGCCGCTGTCGGAGCTCTTCCTCGACGACGTGCGGGTGCCCCGCGACCACGTGGTCGGGTCGGTCGGCGCGGGTCTGCTGGTGCTCGACGCGGTGATGCGGTGGGAGATCCTCTGCGGCTTCGCCGGCGTGCTCGGCGAGATGCAGCACCGCCTGGAGCGGTGCGTCGAGTACGCCCGCAGCCGCACCCAGTTCGGGGCCGCCATCGGCTCCTACCAGTCGGTCTCGAACCGGATCGTCGACATGCGGATCGACCTGGAGACCTCCCGCAAGTGGCTCTACGACACCGCCGAGCGGATGGCCGCCGGGGAGAACGTCGCCACCGACGTGGCGATCACCAAGCTGATCGTCAGCGAGAGCAACGTCCGGTCCGCGCTCGCCGCCGTGCAGGTCTTCGGCGGTTACGGCTACACCACCGAGTACGGGCTGGAGAAGGACCTGCGCAACGCGGTGTCCGGCACGATCTACTCCGGCACCTCGGAGATCCAACGCCAGCGGGTGGCGGCCCTGATGGGGCTGGGCCGGACCGCCCCGGCGACCGGCCCGACAGGGGGGCGTACGGCATGA
- a CDS encoding acyl carrier protein produces the protein MSLADEITRYVVSEYLPGTAPEELDPAYDLLDTGVVDSLRLLQLIAWLGERYRIPMDDLDISPEHFRSVAAMTAFVTAARDHAAIG, from the coding sequence GTGAGTCTCGCCGACGAGATAACCCGGTACGTGGTGTCGGAATACCTGCCCGGCACCGCCCCCGAGGAGTTGGACCCCGCCTACGACCTGCTCGACACCGGTGTGGTGGACAGCCTGCGGTTGCTCCAGCTCATCGCCTGGCTCGGCGAACGCTACCGCATCCCCATGGACGACCTGGACATCTCGCCGGAGCACTTCCGGTCGGTCGCTGCCATGACGGCGTTCGTCACCGCCGCCCGTGACCACGCCGCCATCGGCTGA
- a CDS encoding transglutaminase family protein, whose product MSETDPALVRATEFLDHDSPVVRRFVRDALGDDAGGTDVDKAVRLYYAVRDGIRYEVYGADLSRRGLTASGVLERGFGFCVHKSIVYAAALRAVGVPSRIVYGDVRNHLASPRLRELVGGDVFRFHSLTSVHLDGTWVRATPVFNKMLCKLYRIRPLDFDGRSDSLYHPFDEQGRQHMEFLQMRGEFDDVPYDLVVDGIRTAHPLLFASSYTTATGSLVAEATTQEDSRAGENQVPA is encoded by the coding sequence ATGAGCGAGACCGACCCGGCACTGGTGCGGGCCACCGAGTTCCTGGACCACGACTCGCCCGTGGTGCGCCGGTTCGTCCGGGACGCCCTCGGCGACGACGCGGGCGGGACGGACGTGGACAAGGCGGTCCGGCTGTACTACGCGGTGCGCGACGGCATCCGCTACGAGGTGTACGGCGCGGACCTGTCCCGGCGCGGACTCACCGCCAGCGGCGTGCTCGAGCGCGGCTTCGGCTTCTGCGTCCACAAGTCCATCGTGTACGCGGCGGCGCTGCGCGCCGTGGGCGTGCCGAGCCGGATCGTCTACGGCGACGTCCGCAACCACCTGGCCTCGCCCCGGCTGCGGGAGCTGGTGGGCGGGGACGTGTTCCGGTTCCACAGCCTGACCTCGGTGCACCTCGACGGCACCTGGGTGAGGGCGACGCCGGTGTTCAACAAGATGCTCTGCAAGCTCTACCGGATCAGGCCGCTGGACTTCGACGGGCGGTCCGACAGCCTCTACCACCCCTTCGACGAGCAGGGCCGGCAGCACATGGAGTTCCTGCAGATGCGGGGCGAGTTCGACGACGTCCCCTACGACCTCGTGGTGGACGGCATCCGGACGGCTCATCCGCTGCTGTTCGCCAGCTCCTACACGACGGCCACCGGGTCGCTGGTCGCCGAGGCAACGACACAGGAGGACTCCCGTGCTGGAGAGAACCAAGTTCCTGCTTGA
- a CDS encoding aminotransferase class III-fold pyridoxal phosphate-dependent enzyme, whose translation MRPADPAQVVAMSMLGAAVDGPVVRRQVGARLSAADGTEWLDAAGGGFGPGHPAVTARIAAQLRRVALSSRVFVSRPLAEAVTALDALAPGPLTMSYLCNSGAEALDAALKLAKGSHPERRRMLGLRGADHGSLSHGLALTLGSGLSADAPLQPVGVPADRAAELADLVDDSVAAVVLAPAAPGRALADLPPSWWHRLRAACDAADVLLVVDERTTGPARVGAGLASDLLPVLPDAVVLGETIGADAVPVGCMITTAARYDRVYGRRNPTVQGSTFGANPLSAAAVTAVLAVVRDEDLPARQRAVATEAVRTLGGLADPHGPVRAVGADGSLIWLRTDSAETAASLALGLARERVLVRRPTGPVLAVLPPLTADPPDVTTLLDRVAAAAGRLTPQAVTR comes from the coding sequence ATGAGGCCGGCCGACCCGGCCCAGGTGGTCGCGATGTCGATGCTCGGTGCGGCGGTCGACGGTCCCGTCGTCCGCCGGCAGGTCGGGGCCCGGCTGTCCGCCGCGGACGGCACCGAGTGGCTCGACGCGGCCGGCGGCGGATTCGGCCCGGGCCACCCGGCGGTGACCGCGCGCATCGCCGCGCAACTGCGGCGGGTGGCGCTGTCCAGCCGGGTGTTCGTCAGCCGTCCGCTGGCCGAGGCGGTCACCGCGCTGGACGCCCTCGCGCCGGGGCCGCTCACCATGTCCTACCTCTGCAACAGCGGCGCGGAGGCGCTCGACGCGGCGCTGAAGCTCGCCAAGGGCAGCCACCCGGAGCGACGGCGGATGCTCGGCCTGCGCGGCGCGGACCACGGCAGCCTCAGCCACGGGCTCGCCCTCACCCTCGGGTCCGGCCTGTCGGCGGACGCGCCGTTGCAGCCGGTCGGCGTGCCGGCCGACCGGGCGGCGGAACTGGCCGACCTGGTCGACGACAGCGTCGCCGCCGTGGTGCTCGCGCCGGCCGCGCCGGGCCGGGCGCTGGCCGACCTGCCGCCGTCGTGGTGGCACCGCCTGCGGGCCGCCTGCGACGCGGCCGACGTGCTGCTGGTCGTCGACGAGCGGACCACCGGCCCGGCCCGGGTCGGTGCGGGCCTGGCCAGCGACCTGCTGCCCGTCCTGCCCGACGCGGTGGTCCTCGGCGAGACGATCGGCGCCGACGCGGTCCCGGTCGGCTGCATGATCACCACCGCGGCCCGGTACGACCGCGTCTACGGCCGCCGCAACCCCACCGTCCAGGGATCCACCTTCGGGGCGAACCCGCTCTCGGCCGCCGCGGTCACCGCCGTCCTCGCCGTGGTGCGGGACGAGGACCTGCCGGCACGGCAACGGGCGGTGGCCACCGAGGCCGTCCGGACCCTCGGCGGGCTGGCCGACCCGCACGGGCCCGTCCGGGCGGTCGGCGCCGACGGGTCACTGATCTGGCTGCGTACCGACTCGGCGGAGACCGCCGCCTCGCTCGCCCTCGGCCTGGCCCGGGAGCGGGTCCTGGTCCGCCGGCCCACCGGCCCGGTGCTCGCCGTGCTGCCCCCGCTGACCGCCGACCCGCCCGACGTGACAACCCTGCTGGACCGGGTGGCCGCCGCCGCCGGCCGGCTGACCCCGCAGGCGGTGACCCGGTGA
- a CDS encoding dihydrofolate reductase family protein produces the protein MARVLLDVTMSLDGFMAGPNVSVEHPMGEGGLRLHEWLFNTSTSEVDAGIEREMSATGAVVLGRRTFDVGINVWNDTPFPVPCFVLTHDPLAERVEKSGTFTFVTDVRDAHARAVAAAGDQDVRLMGAEVGQQFLAAGLVDEVRIQLAPVLLGAGRRLFENLGTEHIELERFRTVESPYVTHLWFRVRRDAPARS, from the coding sequence ATGGCGCGAGTTCTGCTGGATGTCACGATGTCGCTGGACGGCTTCATGGCCGGTCCCAACGTCAGCGTCGAACACCCGATGGGTGAGGGCGGTCTCCGCCTGCACGAGTGGCTCTTCAACACCTCGACCAGCGAGGTCGACGCCGGGATCGAGCGGGAGATGTCGGCCACCGGCGCGGTGGTGCTGGGCCGGCGCACGTTCGACGTCGGGATCAACGTCTGGAACGACACCCCGTTCCCGGTGCCCTGCTTCGTGCTGACCCACGACCCGCTCGCCGAACGGGTCGAGAAGAGCGGCACGTTCACCTTCGTCACCGACGTCCGGGACGCCCACGCCCGCGCCGTCGCCGCGGCCGGCGACCAGGACGTCCGGCTGATGGGGGCCGAGGTCGGCCAGCAGTTCCTGGCCGCCGGCCTGGTCGACGAGGTGCGCATCCAGCTCGCCCCCGTGCTGCTCGGCGCGGGCCGCCGGCTCTTCGAGAACCTGGGCACCGAGCACATCGAGCTGGAGCGGTTCCGCACCGTGGAGTCGCCGTACGTGACCCACCTGTGGTTCCGGGTCCGCCGGGACGCGCCCGCGCGTTCCTGA
- a CDS encoding TetR-like C-terminal domain-containing protein, whose amino-acid sequence MAPNAAYRHFADRDALLHAVCSSAQSALAVAIETELAAAPTEGDPVARARADLRAVGTGYLRFARAEPGLFRTAVSVPADLTTATSPDKGGHSGRSPFALLGEALDRLVDAGALPARRRPRAEFLAWSAVHGLATLLIDGPLRSVDDAEAEHVGQLLLDMVEKGL is encoded by the coding sequence GTGGCGCCGAACGCCGCCTACCGGCACTTCGCCGACCGCGACGCGCTGCTGCACGCGGTCTGCTCGTCGGCCCAGTCCGCGCTGGCCGTCGCGATCGAGACGGAACTCGCCGCCGCCCCGACCGAGGGTGACCCGGTGGCCCGCGCCCGCGCCGACCTGCGCGCGGTGGGCACCGGCTACCTGCGCTTCGCGCGGGCCGAGCCGGGGTTGTTCCGCACCGCCGTCTCGGTGCCCGCCGACCTGACCACCGCCACCAGCCCGGACAAGGGCGGCCACAGCGGTCGCAGCCCCTTCGCCCTGCTGGGCGAGGCGTTGGACCGGCTCGTCGACGCCGGCGCGCTGCCGGCCCGGCGGCGCCCCCGGGCCGAGTTCCTGGCCTGGTCCGCGGTGCACGGCCTGGCCACGCTGCTCATCGACGGGCCGCTGCGCAGCGTCGACGACGCCGAGGCCGAACACGTCGGGCAGCTCCTGCTGGACATGGTGGAGAAGGGGCTGTGA
- a CDS encoding ectoine synthase has translation MIVRTREQTEPVEWGNGLSYRYLLETDKMGFTVCHTVVRAGTKSQLEYRRHLEACYCIGGRGWVQTADGSRSWELRPGVLYALNEHDAHFLIAAPETDLELVSVFNPPLVGPERHNLDSVEFSQY, from the coding sequence ATGATCGTTCGCACCAGGGAACAGACCGAACCGGTGGAGTGGGGCAACGGCCTCAGCTACCGCTACCTGCTCGAGACCGACAAGATGGGCTTCACCGTGTGCCACACGGTGGTGCGCGCCGGGACCAAGTCGCAACTGGAGTACCGCCGCCACCTCGAGGCGTGCTACTGCATCGGCGGCCGGGGCTGGGTGCAGACCGCCGACGGCTCCCGCAGCTGGGAGCTGCGGCCCGGCGTGCTGTACGCGTTGAACGAACACGACGCGCACTTCCTGATCGCCGCGCCCGAGACCGACCTGGAACTGGTCAGCGTCTTCAACCCACCGCTCGTCGGTCCGGAGCGACACAACCTGGACTCCGTCGAATTCTCGCAGTACTGA
- a CDS encoding DMT family transporter produces MTGAAGRRTNRGILVLLLFAAMSALVDVYAGNQLQKVDTLSLAAVSFTLCGLFFLGLDLVRRGPAATFAPLRTRRYDVVAINVSTAVTWLSLLFALKYLEPAVVNVVGLAIGPVLTVVLGPLLRRGSSVLGAEIAVSVAICGFLALLVWASVTGRSGVGDVGVDAAVVGLALTLVCGLTSTANVIYSKRLSDAGLDPQSVLAVRFFLMMAMTWGFVLVGDPGALPPALLPGLVVAVIGVGLPMYLIQVGIKHTEPITASLISALSPPMALLLQLPDARLRPSAVTLVGVVGITALVGVGVLARGRHERRPSPASLVPAGAPAPTEARSV; encoded by the coding sequence ATGACGGGGGCCGCCGGCCGGCGGACGAACCGGGGCATCCTGGTGCTGCTGCTCTTCGCCGCGATGTCCGCCCTGGTGGACGTCTACGCCGGCAACCAGCTCCAGAAGGTCGACACGCTGAGCCTGGCGGCCGTCTCGTTCACCCTCTGCGGGTTGTTCTTCCTCGGCCTCGACCTCGTCCGCCGGGGTCCCGCGGCGACCTTCGCGCCGTTGCGGACCCGGCGGTACGACGTGGTCGCGATCAACGTCTCCACCGCGGTGACCTGGCTGTCGCTGCTGTTCGCGCTGAAATACCTGGAACCCGCGGTGGTGAACGTAGTGGGGCTGGCCATCGGCCCGGTGCTCACCGTCGTGCTGGGTCCGCTGCTGCGCCGGGGCAGCAGCGTGCTGGGCGCCGAGATCGCCGTCTCGGTGGCCATCTGCGGTTTCCTCGCCCTGCTGGTCTGGGCGTCGGTGACCGGGCGCAGCGGGGTCGGTGACGTCGGCGTCGACGCGGCGGTCGTCGGGCTCGCGCTGACCCTGGTCTGCGGGCTCACCTCCACCGCCAACGTCATCTATTCCAAGCGGCTCAGCGACGCAGGGCTCGACCCGCAGTCCGTGCTGGCCGTGCGGTTCTTCCTGATGATGGCGATGACCTGGGGGTTCGTGCTGGTCGGCGACCCGGGCGCCCTGCCGCCCGCGCTGCTGCCGGGGCTGGTCGTCGCGGTGATCGGCGTGGGCCTGCCCATGTACCTCATCCAGGTGGGGATCAAGCACACCGAGCCGATCACCGCCTCGCTGATCTCCGCGCTCTCCCCGCCGATGGCGCTGCTGCTGCAACTGCCGGACGCCCGCCTGCGCCCGTCGGCCGTCACGCTGGTCGGCGTCGTCGGGATCACCGCGCTGGTCGGCGTCGGGGTGCTGGCCCGCGGCCGGCACGAGCGGCGGCCGAGCCCGGCGTCCCTGGTACCGGCCGGCGCACCGGCCCCGACCGAAGCACGGAGCGTGTGA
- a CDS encoding phosphoribosylglycinamide synthetase codes for MRTAIVDACGIGVFLPAALARYDVDVVHVRSGTPDVHLPYPPGNFTHEIAHEGDLAATAERLRALGVEFVVPGTESGVLLAEALSAELGTPGNGMSRPRARRDKYEMVEAVREAGLPVARSIATGSVDELVDWAQDLGEWPVVVKPRSSAGTDNVAVCRTAGELREAAGRVLGSTDRYGARNDTLLGQQFLHGDEYFVNTVSRGGVHHVVEVWRYHKRQLDSGALMYDHEEPVPPDDPVVGPLVAYTLAVLDALEVRNSAAHTEVMLTKEGPVLVESAGRAGGSHVPAIVSRCLGTDQIDCLARAIARPEDLISGALPPYRLLNRLRYVTLINPRPGVAPAGERLDRIRSLDSFLELVLTAPEGAPIGPTVDLATSPGYLYLSSPDVGQVEADYQRLRRWEEADLYATGS; via the coding sequence ATGCGAACGGCGATCGTCGACGCGTGCGGCATCGGGGTCTTCCTGCCCGCCGCCCTCGCCCGGTACGACGTGGACGTCGTGCACGTCCGGTCGGGCACGCCGGACGTGCACCTGCCCTACCCGCCGGGGAACTTCACCCACGAGATCGCGCACGAGGGTGACCTGGCGGCCACCGCCGAGCGGTTGCGGGCGCTGGGGGTGGAGTTCGTGGTGCCGGGCACCGAGTCGGGGGTGCTGCTGGCCGAGGCGCTCTCGGCGGAGCTCGGCACCCCGGGCAACGGGATGAGCCGGCCCCGGGCCCGGCGGGACAAGTACGAGATGGTGGAGGCGGTCCGGGAAGCCGGCCTGCCCGTCGCGCGCAGCATCGCCACCGGCTCGGTCGACGAGCTGGTCGACTGGGCGCAGGACCTCGGCGAGTGGCCGGTGGTGGTCAAGCCCCGCTCCAGCGCCGGCACGGACAACGTGGCGGTCTGCCGGACGGCCGGCGAGCTGCGCGAGGCCGCCGGGCGGGTGCTGGGCAGCACCGACCGGTACGGCGCCCGCAACGACACGCTGCTGGGCCAGCAGTTCCTGCACGGCGACGAGTACTTCGTCAACACGGTCAGCCGGGGCGGGGTGCACCACGTCGTGGAGGTGTGGCGCTACCACAAGCGGCAGCTCGACAGCGGCGCGCTGATGTACGACCACGAGGAGCCGGTGCCGCCGGACGACCCGGTGGTCGGGCCGCTGGTGGCGTACACGCTGGCGGTGCTGGACGCGCTGGAGGTGCGCAACAGCGCCGCACACACCGAGGTCATGCTGACCAAGGAGGGCCCGGTGCTGGTCGAGTCGGCCGGCCGGGCGGGCGGCTCGCACGTACCGGCCATCGTGTCCCGGTGCCTCGGCACCGACCAGATCGACTGCCTGGCCCGGGCGATCGCCCGGCCCGAGGACCTGATCTCCGGCGCGCTGCCGCCGTACCGGCTGCTCAACCGGTTGCGGTACGTGACGCTGATCAACCCGCGGCCCGGGGTCGCCCCGGCCGGCGAGCGCCTCGACCGGATCCGCTCCCTGGACTCGTTCCTGGAGCTGGTGCTGACCGCGCCCGAGGGCGCCCCGATCGGGCCGACCGTCGACCTGGCCACGTCCCCCGGCTACCTCTACCTCAGCTCGCCCGACGTCGGGCAGGTGGAGGCGGACTACCAGCGACTCAGGAGGTGGGAGGAAGCAGACCTGTACGCCACCGGCAGCTGA
- a CDS encoding TrpB-like pyridoxal phosphate-dependent enzyme: MLERTKFLLDEQDIPTSWYNLAADLKGGPLAPALNPATGEPLTRDEMAYTMPEQLIEQEIGTEREYEIPDPVRQIYALWRPSPLIRARRLERALDTPARIYYKYEGVAPTGSHKPNTGIPQAYYNKLAGKTGLVTETGAGQWGSATALSANFFGMTAKVYMVRVSFEQKPYRRALMETYGAVCVPSPSEETAVGRAILAEHPDSPGSLGIATSEALEAFGTDPSLGYVLGSAANHVLLHQTVIGQEAIRQFALADDYPDIVVGCAGGGSNLAGLAFPFLGEQLRGGRAVRVLAVEPAACPTLTQGVVAYDYADTGRLGPLFRMHTLGHEFVPPPVHAGGLRAHGIGPMITRTVEDGLIEPVAVPQTRCFEAGVQFARAEGVLPAPESTHAVRVAVDEAIRCREEGTSRTILFGLSGHGHFDLVAYQKYFAGILEDDAVDAAALARAAASIPRMAAV; the protein is encoded by the coding sequence GTGCTGGAGAGAACCAAGTTCCTGCTTGACGAGCAGGACATCCCGACCAGCTGGTACAACCTGGCGGCCGATCTGAAGGGCGGGCCGCTGGCGCCGGCGCTCAACCCGGCCACCGGCGAGCCGCTGACCCGGGACGAGATGGCGTACACCATGCCGGAGCAGCTGATCGAGCAGGAGATCGGCACCGAGCGGGAGTACGAGATCCCCGACCCGGTGCGGCAGATCTATGCGCTGTGGCGGCCGTCGCCGCTGATCCGGGCCCGCCGGCTGGAGCGCGCCCTGGACACCCCGGCGCGGATCTACTACAAGTACGAGGGCGTCGCGCCGACCGGCAGCCACAAGCCGAACACCGGCATCCCGCAGGCGTACTACAACAAGCTGGCCGGCAAGACCGGGCTGGTCACCGAGACCGGCGCCGGGCAGTGGGGGAGCGCCACCGCACTCAGCGCCAACTTCTTCGGGATGACCGCGAAGGTCTACATGGTCCGGGTCAGCTTCGAGCAGAAGCCGTACCGGCGGGCGCTGATGGAGACGTACGGGGCGGTCTGCGTGCCGAGCCCGAGCGAGGAGACCGCGGTCGGCCGGGCCATCCTGGCCGAGCACCCGGACTCCCCGGGCAGTCTCGGCATCGCCACCTCGGAGGCGCTGGAGGCGTTCGGCACCGACCCCTCGCTGGGCTACGTGCTCGGCAGCGCGGCCAACCACGTGCTGCTGCACCAGACGGTGATCGGGCAGGAGGCGATCCGCCAGTTCGCCCTCGCCGACGACTACCCGGACATCGTGGTCGGCTGCGCCGGCGGCGGCAGCAACCTGGCCGGCCTGGCCTTCCCGTTCCTCGGCGAGCAGCTGCGCGGCGGTCGCGCGGTGCGGGTGCTGGCCGTCGAGCCGGCCGCCTGCCCGACCCTGACCCAGGGCGTGGTGGCCTACGACTACGCCGACACCGGCCGGCTGGGGCCGCTGTTCCGGATGCACACGCTGGGGCACGAGTTCGTCCCGCCGCCGGTGCACGCGGGTGGCCTGCGGGCGCACGGCATCGGCCCGATGATCACCCGGACCGTGGAGGACGGGCTGATCGAGCCGGTGGCCGTCCCGCAGACCCGCTGCTTCGAGGCGGGCGTGCAGTTCGCCCGCGCCGAGGGCGTCCTGCCGGCCCCCGAGTCCACCCACGCGGTCCGGGTCGCGGTCGACGAGGCGATCCGGTGCCGGGAGGAGGGCACCTCGCGGACCATCCTGTTCGGGCTGTCCGGGCACGGTCACTTCGACCTGGTGGCCTACCAGAAGTACTTCGCCGGCATCCTGGAGGACGACGCGGTGGACGCGGCGGCGCTGGCCCGCGCCGCGGCGAGCATCCCCCGGATGGCCGCCGTATGA
- a CDS encoding AMP-binding protein: MRRSSTRWSPAPGARPSSRPRTGPAGPPRPGGTGGALPPDTCLLLTTSGSTGLPKIVPLSAAGVERFVDWAAEQFDLTEGTRVLNYAPLNFDLCLLDVWATLSHGGEVVLVDPARAVQPRYLLELFAQARPAVVQAVPMLFRLLTEAADGQAFPAVRHVLLTGDHTPRRVRAGLPAVFPRATFHNVYGCTETNDSFLHTFGPEQAATDDVLPLGRPIPGVEVALLDQGQVLTGPGTGELVVATPFQADGYLGDQAPDRFFRRVTDRGERTWYRTGDLVHRGADGRLTLAGRNDFQVKVRGVRVNLEEVERVVQGHDGVVEAVVVALPDPAAGTRLHAVVRVDGTGPSSLALRTYCAARLTRVAIPDVFRLVSEALPVGPTGKVDRRRVRDHLMRELT; this comes from the coding sequence GTGCGCAGGTCTTCGACGCGCTGGTCGCCCGCGCCGGGTGCGCGGCCGTCCTCGCGGCCGAGGACGGGGCCTGCGGGTCCGCCCCGTCCCGGCGGCACCGGCGGCGCGCTGCCGCCGGACACCTGCCTGCTGCTGACCACCTCGGGTTCCACCGGACTGCCCAAGATCGTCCCGTTGTCGGCCGCCGGCGTCGAGCGGTTCGTCGACTGGGCCGCCGAGCAGTTCGACCTCACCGAGGGCACCCGGGTGCTCAACTACGCGCCGCTCAACTTCGACCTCTGCCTGCTGGACGTCTGGGCGACGCTGAGCCACGGCGGGGAGGTGGTCCTCGTCGACCCGGCCCGGGCGGTCCAGCCCCGCTACCTGCTGGAGCTGTTCGCGCAGGCCCGGCCGGCGGTCGTCCAGGCCGTACCGATGCTGTTCCGGCTGCTCACCGAGGCGGCCGACGGGCAGGCATTCCCGGCGGTCCGGCACGTCCTGCTGACCGGCGACCACACGCCGCGCCGGGTCCGCGCCGGGCTGCCGGCCGTGTTCCCCCGGGCGACCTTCCACAACGTGTACGGCTGCACCGAGACCAACGACAGTTTCCTGCACACCTTCGGCCCGGAGCAGGCCGCCACGGACGACGTGCTGCCCCTGGGCCGGCCGATCCCCGGGGTGGAGGTGGCGCTGCTCGACCAGGGGCAGGTGCTGACCGGCCCCGGCACCGGCGAGCTGGTGGTGGCCACGCCGTTCCAGGCCGACGGCTACCTCGGCGACCAGGCGCCGGACCGGTTCTTCCGCCGGGTCACCGACCGGGGCGAGCGGACCTGGTACCGCACCGGGGACCTGGTCCACCGGGGTGCCGACGGCCGGCTGACGCTGGCCGGGCGCAACGACTTCCAGGTCAAGGTCCGGGGTGTACGGGTCAACCTGGAAGAGGTCGAACGGGTCGTCCAGGGCCACGACGGCGTCGTCGAGGCGGTCGTCGTCGCGCTGCCCGACCCGGCGGCCGGCACCCGGCTGCACGCCGTGGTCCGGGTCGACGGCACCGGCCCGAGCAGCCTCGCCCTGCGTACGTACTGCGCCGCCCGGCTCACCCGGGTGGCGATCCCCGACGTGTTCCGACTGGTCAGCGAGGCGCTGCCGGTCGGGCCCACCGGCAAGGTGGACCGCCGCCGGGTCCGTGACCACCTGATGAGGGAGCTGACGTGA